A region of Selenomonadales bacterium 4137-cl DNA encodes the following proteins:
- a CDS encoding alanine--glyoxylate aminotransferase family protein — protein MIKTDPLVMIPGPTPVADPIRQAMATQTYGHTYGGFVKAYKECLAGLKTIFQAEQMIVVGGAGTLSMEMGLINTVRAGEEILVVTHGVFGDRYALVAKALGIKADVLSCPVGERVPLAEIEAKLAAKKYAAITLTHVDTSSGVMAQPKEVGELAKKYDTLFILDGVCASAGIPEPMKDWGIDMIVTTCQKAFGTPPGLTMVAIGAKALARREALGTVPTYYSDWKNWLPIMDNPSTYFATPPVNLILALNESVKIILAEGLENRYARHDRIGRSVRAGLAAIGVKPVTAAAALAPTLTVAYYPAGVDCAAFRAKMEDYGVVVAGALGEIKGKAFRIGHMGNVCITEIVKTLSSVERALNALGVPVQSGAAVGAACAEWDKAAAPSCSCGCGK, from the coding sequence ATGATTAAAACTGATCCGCTGGTTATGATTCCCGGGCCGACGCCGGTGGCCGATCCCATCCGGCAGGCGATGGCGACCCAGACGTACGGTCATACCTATGGCGGTTTTGTGAAGGCTTACAAGGAGTGCCTGGCAGGCCTCAAAACCATTTTCCAGGCCGAGCAGATGATCGTCGTCGGCGGGGCCGGCACGCTGTCGATGGAGATGGGGCTGATAAATACCGTAAGGGCCGGCGAAGAGATTCTCGTCGTCACCCACGGGGTGTTCGGCGACCGTTACGCTTTGGTGGCCAAGGCGCTCGGCATCAAGGCCGACGTATTAAGCTGCCCGGTGGGCGAGCGCGTGCCGCTGGCGGAGATCGAGGCAAAGCTGGCGGCGAAAAAGTACGCCGCTATCACCCTTACCCATGTCGATACTTCTTCGGGCGTCATGGCCCAGCCCAAGGAAGTGGGCGAACTGGCCAAAAAGTACGATACCCTGTTCATCCTTGACGGCGTGTGCGCCAGTGCCGGCATCCCCGAGCCGATGAAGGACTGGGGCATCGATATGATCGTAACCACTTGCCAGAAGGCCTTCGGAACGCCGCCCGGCCTGACGATGGTGGCTATCGGCGCCAAGGCTCTCGCCCGGCGCGAGGCGCTGGGCACCGTCCCGACCTACTATAGCGACTGGAAGAACTGGCTGCCGATCATGGATAATCCGTCCACATATTTCGCCACCCCGCCGGTCAATCTGATCCTGGCGCTGAACGAATCGGTCAAGATCATTTTGGCCGAAGGGCTGGAGAACCGCTATGCCCGCCACGATCGCATCGGCCGCAGCGTGCGGGCCGGTCTCGCGGCGATCGGCGTAAAGCCGGTCACGGCCGCCGCGGCGCTGGCGCCGACCCTGACGGTTGCCTATTACCCCGCCGGGGTGGACTGCGCCGCCTTCCGGGCCAAGATGGAGGACTACGGCGTTGTCGTGGCCGGCGCTCTGGGCGAGATCAAGGGCAAGGCGTTCCGTATCGGCCATATGGGCAACGTCTGCATCACCGAGATCGTGAAGACGCTGTCGTCGGTGGAACGGGCCCTCAACGCCCTGGGCGTACCGGTCCAATCCGGTGCGGCGGTGGGCGCGGCCTGCGCCGAATGGGACAAAGCCGCTGCTCCTTCTTGCTCGTGCGGTTGCGGAAAATAA